One region of Miscanthus floridulus cultivar M001 chromosome 19, ASM1932011v1, whole genome shotgun sequence genomic DNA includes:
- the LOC136526087 gene encoding protein SAWADEE HOMEODOMAIN HOMOLOG 2-like: MDGQSSSTGMKGPFRFLPAEVKEMEERLFPVTNRRLDHILMDELAVKFSYFRGLAGMTPVKPKQVLNWFHNNRNKHCPKVARKAHPPVVSTREFWANHQQARGCSLSKLKPMVTTHAGSSSSSGNNYIIDGHIKYEAKLARDDSWFDVQDFVAQRFCESGDLKLLVHFSGFGVEEAEWSNARTCLRQRSVPYKATECANVHCWDPVLCYKRESGWQVVDEGDLGDDSKIGSTVMGADVASDESSSWTGMDLHEIDDENMLLI; the protein is encoded by the exons ATGGATGGGCAATCAAGCAGCACGGGGATGAAGGGACCCTTCCGATTCCTGCCGGCCGAAGTGAAAGAGATGGAGGAGCGCCTGTTCCCGGTCACCAATCGCAGGCTGGATCACATCCTCATGGATGAGCTCGCTGTGAAATTTAGCTACTTCCGGGGCCTTGCTGGCATGACTCCCGTCAAGCCAAAGCAG GTGCTCAACTGGTTTCATAACAATCGTAACAAGCATTGCCCCAAGGTAGCCAGGAAAGCACATCCTCCAGTGGTGAGCACAAGGGAGTTTTGGGCcaaccatcagcaagctcgagGCTGCTCCCTCAGCAAGTTGAAGCCAATGGTCACTACGCACGCAGGATCTTCGTCTTCCTCAG GGAATAATTATATCATCGATGGTCACATCAAGTACGAAGCTAAGTTAGCTAGAGATGACTCTT GGTTCGATGTCCAAGACTTCGTGGCTCAAAGGTTTTGCGAATCTGGTGATTTG AAACTATTGGTTCATTTTTCTGGATTTGGAGTAGAGGAAGCTGAATGGAGCAATGCTCGTACATGTTTGCGGCAACGGTCAGTGCCATACAAGGCCACAGAATGTGCAAATGTTCATTGTTGGGACCCTGTTCTTTGTTATAAG cgagaaaGCGGGTGgcaagttgttgatgaaggtgacctcggagATGATTCTAAGATCGGATCTACAGTCatgggggctgatgtagccagcgatgaatcgtcgtcgtggaccggcatggatctccatgagattgatgacgagaacatgctgttgatttga